From Lycium ferocissimum isolate CSIRO_LF1 chromosome 12, AGI_CSIRO_Lferr_CH_V1, whole genome shotgun sequence, one genomic window encodes:
- the LOC132040835 gene encoding exocyst complex component SEC15A translates to MTAKTKRRTATENGDTATAEDSVLVTMISNGEDLGPMVRLSFESGKPDALLQQLKNVVKKKEVEIEDLCKLHYEEFIIAVDELRGVLVDAEELKAELQTDNLKLQDVGSVLLLKLEELLESFSIKKNVTEAIKMSGNCVQVLELCSKCNNHVSEGRFYPALKAIDLIEKSYLQQIPVKPLKTMIEKRIPLIKSHIEKRVTSEVNEWLVHIRSTAKDIGQTAIGYAASARQRDEDMLARQRKTEEQSCLGLGDFTYTLDVEEINEESVLKFDLTPLYRAYHIHGCLGIQEQFREYYYKNRVLQLSSDLQISLSQPFLESHQIFLAQIAGYFIVEDRVLRTAGGLLLPNQVETMWETAVGKTTSLLEEQFSHMDSASHLLMVKDYVTLLGSTLRQYGYEVSAILGTLNSSREKYHELLLAECRQQITAVVTNDTFEQMVMKREADYQANVLLFHLQTSDIMPAFPFIAPFSSMVPECCRIVKSFIKDSVNYLSYGSQMNFFDFVKKYLDKLLIDVLNEVLLETIYSGTTGVSQAMQIAANIAVFERACDFFLQHAAQQCGIPVRLVERPQGNLTAKIVLKTSRDAAYMALLSLVNAKLDKFMSLTENVHWTAEEAPQQGNECMNEVVIYLDTLLSTAQQILPLDALYKVGIGALEHISNSIVGIFLSDSIKRFNANAVMSIDHDLTALESFADERFHSTGLSEVYKDGSFRSCLIEARQLINLLLSSQPENFMNPVIRQKNYNALDYKKVSTICDKYKDSADGLFGSLSSRNTKQSARKKSMDVLKKRLRDFN, encoded by the exons ATGACTGCTAAAACCAAGAGGAGAACGGCCACAGAAAATGGGGACACAGCTACAGCAGAAGATTCCGTTCTCGTGACTATGATCAGTAATGGGGAAGATCTAGGTCCAATGGTCAGGCTTTCTTTTGAAAGCGGTAAGCCTGATGCCCTTCTACAGCAACTTAAAAATGTcgtcaaaaagaaagaagttgaaataGAGGATCTTTGCAAGCTTCACTATGAGGAATTTATTATCGCGGTGGATGAGTTGCGCGGAGTCTTGGTTGATGCAGAAGAGTTAAAAGCCGAGCTGCAAACTGATAATCTGAAGCTGCAAGATGTTGGGAGCGTCCTTCTCTTAAAACTCGAAGAGCTTCTTGAATCTTTTTCGATTAAGAAAAACGTTACGGAAGCAATTAAGATGTCGGGAAACTGTGTCCAAGTGTTAGAACTTTGTTCCAAGTGTAACAACCACGTTTCTGAAGGTCGGTTTTACCCTGCTCTTAAGGCCATTGATCTGATTGAGAAAAGTTATTTGCAGCAAATTCCTGTCAAGCCACTCAAGACTATGATAGAGAAGAGAATACCGCTGATTAAATCGCATATTGAGAAGAGAGTAACCAGTGAAGTTAATGAATGGCTAGTTCACATAAGGAGTACAGCAAAGGATATTGGGCAAACTGCGATAGGATATGCTGCATCTGCTCGTCAGAGGGACGAGGATATGCTAGCCCGTCAAAGAAAAACTGAGGAACAAAGTTGTTTGGGATTGGGAGACTTCACTTACACCCTAGATGTTGAAGAGATTAATGAAGAATCTGTCTTAAAGTTTGACCTAACGCCTCTTTATCGAGCATATCACATTCACGGTTGTTTGGGGATTCAAGAACAGTTTCGTGAATATTACTACAAAAATCGTGTATTGCAGTTGAGTTCAGATTTGCAGATTTCCTTGTCACAGCCATTCCTTGAATCCCATCAAATCTTCTTGGCTCAGATTGCAG GTTATTTCATTGTTGAGGATCGGGTATTAAGGACTGCTGGTGGGCTGCTCTTGCCTAATCAGGTCGAGACAATGTGGGAAACAGCTGTCGGTAAAACAACTTCACTTTTAGAAGAACAATTCTCCCACATGGATTCCGCCAGTCATCTCCTCATGGTCAAAGATTATGTGACTCTTCTTGGGTCAACCCTCAGACAGTATGGCTACGAAGTGAGTGCAATTCTTGGGACACTAAATAGTAGTCGAGAAAAATATCATGAACTTCTTTTGGCAGAGTGTAGGCAACAAATAACCGCCGTAGTCACCAATGATACATTTGAGCAGATGGTAATGAAGAGGGAGGCAGATTATCAAGCAAATGTCCTATTGTTCCATCTACAGACCTCTGATATAATGCCGGCTTTCCCTTTTATCGCTCCGTTCTCTTCCATGGTGCCTGAATGTTGTCGCATCGTTAAGTCGTTCATCAAAGATTCTGTCAATTACTTATCGTATGGGAGCCAAAtgaattttttcgattttgtcaAAAAGTATTTGGATAAGCTCTTGATTGACGTACTGAACGAAGTCCTACTCGAGACTATTTATAGCGGTACTACCGGTGTGTCTCAGGCTATGCAAATCGCTGCAAATATAGCTGTTTTTGAAAGGGCTTGTGATTTTTTCCTTCAACATGCAGCTCAACAATGCGGTATTCCTGTCCGTTTAGTTGAAAGGCCTCAAGGCAATTTAACTGCCAAAATCGTCCTCAAAACTTCAAGAGATGCTGCTTATATGGCATTACTAAGCTTGGTGAATGCAAAATTGGATAAATTTATGTCACTCACGGAAAATGTCCATTGGACAGCAGAAGAAGCTCCCCAGCAGGGCAACGAGTGCATGAATGAGGTGGTTATATATCTCGACACCCTCTTATCCACTGCTCAACAAATTTTACCTCTCGATGCTTTGTATAAGGTTGGGATTGGAGCGCTTGAGCATATCTCGAATTCAATTGTGGGAATTTTTCTCAGTGACTCGATAAAGAGATTCAATGCTAATGCAGTAATGAGCATTGATCATGATTTGACAGCGTTGGAGTCTTTTGCTGATGAGAGGTTTCATAGTACTGGGCTGAGTGAAGTTTACAAGGATGGTAGCTTTCGAAGTTGCTTGATAGAAGCCAGACAATTGATAAACCTCTTGCTAAGCAGTCAACCAGAGAACTTTATGAATCCTGTCATACGACAGAAGAACTATAATGCTCTAGATTATAAAAAGGTTTCCACTATCTGTGACAAGTATAAGGACTCAGCTGATGGACTCTTTGGAAGTCTTTCAAGCAGAAACACAAAGCAGAGTGCTCGTAAAAAATCAATGGATGTGCTGAAGAAGAGATTGCGGGATTTCAACTGA
- the LOC132040212 gene encoding uncharacterized protein LOC132040212 yields MKDAKESSSSECNFSTEYQSSQQMDWLRVQDSLKGQLITEDDFKWRLPAREKEGSCEILKYVGGVDLSFSKDDSSIACGTLVVLDLQTHEVVYEDSSIVRLQIPYVPGFLAFREAPVLLELLDKMKNNGHPFYPQLLMVDGNGLLHPRGFGLACHIGVLADLPTVGVGKNLHHVDGLTQSRVRELLQAEDSPENVLPLIGDSGCTWGAAMRSSQGSLKPIFISVGHRISLATAIEIVRMTCRFRVPEPIRQADIRSRERLRNNQ; encoded by the exons ATGAAGGATGCCAAAGAATCTTCCTCTTCAGAGTGTAATTTCTCTACTGAATATCAGAGTTCACAACAAATGGATTGG CTCAGGGTTCAAGATTCTCTAAAAGGGCAATTGATTACTGAAGATGATTTCAAATGGAGATTACCcgcaagagaaaaagaagggagCTGTGAAATACTGAAGTATGTTGGTGGGGTTGACTTAAGTTTCTCAAAAGATGATTCATCTATTGCCTGTGGAACCCTTGTTGTGTTGGACTTGCAGACCCACGAAGTTGTTTATGAAGATTCTTCTATTGTTAGACTTCAAATTCCATATGTTCCTGGTTTCCTTGCTTTCAGAGAG GCTCCTGTACTCCTGGAGCTTTTGGATAAAATGAAGAACAATGGTCATCCTTTCTACCCCCAG CTACTGATGGTTGATGGCAATGGACTGCTTCATCCTCGAG GTTTTGGTCTGGCTTGTCACATTGGCGTCTTAGCTGATCTTCCTACTGTTGGTGTGGGAAAGAAT cTGCACCATGTGGATGGTCTTACACAATCTAGGGTAAGAGAACTCCTTCAAGCAGAGGACTCTCCTGAAAATGTCTTACCCCTAATTGGGGACTCTGGATGTACCTGGGGAGCG GCAATGCGATCATCTCAGGGCTCTTTGAAGCCTATATTTATTTCAGTTGGTCACCGAATATCTCTCGCTACTGCCATTGAAATTGTGAGGATGACTTGCAGATTTCGTGTTCCAGAGCCCATCCGGCAG GCTGATATAAGATCAAGGGAGCGCCTGCGGAACAATCAATGA
- the LOC132038913 gene encoding guanine nucleotide-binding protein subunit gamma 2-like: MESLSSSTSQELNEIQQTDLPSSSSSSSIRPVSRTGAPNNMVMGKHRLAAAISALNQQIQFIQEELDQLDSIGEASIVCKELVSSVELIPDALLPVTKGPINVHLDRWFHGANDSKRNKRWI; this comes from the exons atgGAGTCATTATCATCATCTACTTCACAAGAACTCAATGAAATACAACAAACAGACCttccttcatcatcatcatcatcatccataagacCCGTTTCAAGAACTGGGGCTCCGAATAATATGGTTATGGGCAAACATCGTCTTGCTGCTGCAATTTCTGCTCTCAATCAGCAAATCCAATTCATTCAG GAAGAATTGGATCAGCTTGATTCAATTGGTGAAGCCTCCATTGTTTGCAAAGA ATTAGTTTCAAGCGTTGAGTTAATACCCGATGCTCTGCTTCCAGT GACTAAAGGACCAATAAATGTTCATTTGGATCGATGGTTCCATGGAGCTAATGATTCAAAACGCAACAAACGCTGGATATGA
- the LOC132038911 gene encoding phytochrome-interacting ankyrin-repeat protein 2-like isoform X2, producing the protein MTEVGLCFILLLGKVKRLLNEGMDANVTAEGRKSLGVTPLHLAAKGGHLRVMDALLERGADIDARTKGACGWTPLHHAAKERKRKAIRFLIRNGAFLPDDIHDTRFNPPLHYCPGLEWAYEEMRLLQLESSSSGEASYSSGN; encoded by the exons GTTAAGAGACTTCTTAATGAAGGCATGGATGCAAATGTGACTGCTGAGGGCCGAAAGTCGCTCGGTGTGACTCCACTTCATCTTGCTGCTAAGGGTGGTCACCTCCGAGTTATGGATGCATTGCTTGAGAGAGGTGCTGATATTGATGCACGAACCAAGGGTGCCTGTGGAT GGACTCCACTACATCATGCagctaaagaaagaaagaggaaagcAATCAGATTCTTGATTAGAAATGGTGCATTTTTGCCGGATGACATCCATGATACCAGGTTCAATCCTCCACTCCACTACTGTCCTGGTCTCGAATGGGCTTATGAGGAGATGAGGCTGCTGCAACTAGAGAGTTCATCATCTGGTGAGGCCTCTTACAGCTCGGGAAACTAA